The genomic stretch AACACGCTGACACAGGGCAAGGCCGAGTCCTGAGCCTGGGTAAACATCATAGGTATGCAACCGTTGGAACAGGCCGAAAATCCGGGCTTTGTGTTCCTCGGCGATTCCAATTCCGTTGTCACGCACCACGATATCCGTGCCGCCATCCTCTTGCACTTCAGTGAACACCTCTATGCGCGGCGCAACACCATCCCGGCGAAACTTTATCGCATTGGAAATGAAGTTCTGGAACATGATCCGCACTTGCATCGGAGAACAGATCAGATCGGGCAGATCAGCCAGATCCAACTGGCCTTTGTTGCTCAACAAATCGGCCTTGGTATCTTCGGCAATGGATTGCAAAGTTTTTGCCAGCGAGACTGTTTCATGCTGTGTTTCGTCACCAAGAGTTTGGGAATATTTCAACACATCCTCGATGATCTTGATCATCCGGTCCGCCGTTTCCAGCGCAGCAGTCAGCAAGGAGCGGGCCTCCTCGTCGAGGCAGCTGCCATAGTCCTGTGCCAGGATCTGCAAAATCATCCTGATCGTGTTATTTGGTGATTTCAAGTCATGGGAAATTGCATAGGTAAAATCGGACTGTTCCAGATTTGTCTGCACCAAACGCGCGTTCTGCCGCCGAAGCTTGTTGGACTGGACTTCTAGTTCCTGGGTACGGGCCCGCACTTGATCGTCCAGCTGATCACGCTGATGGGCCAGTTCGACGGTGACATTGCGCAGTTCCTGCTCCGCCTTACGGCGTTCCTCAATTTCGCGGTGCAGTTGCTCCAAGTTCTGCCTGTAGCCTTTGAGAGCCATATCGTAGACAGCCGCAACCTCCAGAAAAAACACTTCCATCCGGGAGACCATCTGGCGCGTTTCAGCTGCGGAAACGGTCTCTAGCACTGCAACGCAGGCCCGATGATGCAGGCTGGCCAGTTCCGAGAACGTCAACCGTTTCCCAAGCGCTGATCGCGAAAAAAGATGTGCGGAATCAAGAACATCCTCATCCTGACTGACCAGATACTTCCTCAGGGCTCCGCTGTAAAAGGCGCCGAAGTCGCTGATTTCCGTCTCAGTTATTTCATCTGCGCTATTGATCATGGCGCAGCACCGATTTTCACGGCCAGTGCGATCGCATCGTCATTCTGGCGGCCGTGTTGCAACACTGTATTGTGCGCCAGATCTGCTGCACTTTCATAGGCGTCCAATTGGCTGCGATAGCTGGCAGATATGCCATCACTGACCAGCACGATCGTGGCAGGCGGCTGCAAAGCCAGTCTCTGGGGCAGCAGCGATCCAAAGGCCAACCCCAGTGTGCCGCCGCACTGGATAACCGAGTCTGTCTGAGACCTGCCCTGAAGCAGGACACCATCAATATCGCCCATGGCAGCCCAGTCCAGTGTCAGAGTTTCAAGGGAAATCAAAGCAACACCAAGAGCCGCCCCGCGAGTTCCTTTCAAGGCTTGATGCGACAGCGCAAAGATCTGGCGCAGGTCCGGGTGCTCCGCTTCGCTCAACCGTCTGAGACACTGATTGGCGGCCTGCGCTGCTGCTGTTCCGCTACCCGTGCCATCGACCACTGCCGCGACAAGTACGGGGCCAATAAAACGCAGCAAATAGCCATCCCCGCAGGCTGACCCTGAATGCTTCGAGCGGTGCTCGATTGCCCAGCTGATACTGTAACCTTGCTTATCCAGCACACCTTGTTTCATGGCTTGCACCACATGGCGGCGACCACGAGCACGCCTTCACCTGGCTGGGAAGAAATGTCAAATTCGTCCATGATACGCTTGGTTCCCGGCAGGCCGAGCCCCAGGCTGTTCCCGGTAGAAAACCCGTCCTGCATCGCTTTGGAAAGGTCTTTGATGCCCGGGCCTTGATCACTGGCCCGGACCAGAATACCAGCCCCTTTTGTGTCCTGGATCACTGCAATCTGGATTTCTCCTTTGCCCGCATAATTGACGATATTGCGGGCCAGTTCGGAAATCGCAGTCGCCACCAGTGCTTGGTCTGGCCGACTGAACCCAAGAGATTCCGCAATGTTGCGCCCCAACTTCCGAGCCGCAACAATATCACTGTCCGTGGTGATCCGACGAAGCTGAATGTCGGGAACTCCGCCAGCCATTTTCATGCGCCTGACCGATCCAATAGCGCCATGCCGCGGTCAAGATCCAGCGCGGTCTCAACATCCTTCAGAGTCAGCCCCAGAAGAACCAGAGCCATGGCGACTTCAGGCTGAATGCCGACAAGGACCAGCTTTGCGCCCCGCAGGTACACGCCGCCTGCAATCTCGGATAAGGTGCGGCTGCTGAAACTGTCCAGGACATCCACAGCACTGACATCAATGATGACGCCAGTCACGCCTTTTGTCACCACCATATCCAGCAGCCTGCTCTGCAGATCCAGAATTTCCTGATCTGACAGATCTTCCTGAATAGACGCAATCAAACGCCGGTTCTGTTGCAGGATGGGAACGCGTACAGCCATCGGGATCAGGTACCGATCAACTTTTCAGCGATCTTAATTCCCTGCTGCAAATCCCCGGCAGTATTAAGCTGCTGGCCCGATACACCGATCTTGACCAGGGCCTGGGCCACCTCTGCAGAAATGCCAGTCAGAACAGAGGCCGCCCCCATCAGGCGCGCGGCGCTCATGGATTGGATCAGATGGTTGGCCACAGCGCTGTCCACTCCGGCCACACCGGTGATATCCAAGACAACGACCTGGGCGCGATGTTCGCGGATGCCTTCAAGAAGCTCCACGGTCAGCGACCGGGCCCGGTGGCTGTCAAGCGTTCCCACGACAGGTATCAGCAAGAGGCCCTCGCGCAATTTCAGCACCGGAGTCGGCAGTTCGCTCAGTTCGCGCTCACGATTCTGGATCGTCTCCTCGCGGGTTTCCACGTAGGTTTCCAGCGCCAGGGACATGTCGAAATGGGATATCTTCAACAGCGCCAGCATCAACCGGAAGGCCTCTTCTGGTTTTTCGGCAAGCTTGTCCAGTATGACGTGCCCAAGGCGGTGCATATAAAAGGCGTATGCCCCGATATAGAGCGTGGGTGTTACCCCAGCCTGTTCATGGATGCGGCCAATCAAACGACGGTT from Phaeobacter sp. G2 encodes the following:
- a CDS encoding ATP-binding protein; translation: MINSADEITETEISDFGAFYSGALRKYLVSQDEDVLDSAHLFSRSALGKRLTFSELASLHHRACVAVLETVSAAETRQMVSRMEVFFLEVAAVYDMALKGYRQNLEQLHREIEERRKAEQELRNVTVELAHQRDQLDDQVRARTQELEVQSNKLRRQNARLVQTNLEQSDFTYAISHDLKSPNNTIRMILQILAQDYGSCLDEEARSLLTAALETADRMIKIIEDVLKYSQTLGDETQHETVSLAKTLQSIAEDTKADLLSNKGQLDLADLPDLICSPMQVRIMFQNFISNAIKFRRDGVAPRIEVFTEVQEDGGTDIVVRDNGIGIAEEHKARIFGLFQRLHTYDVYPGSGLGLALCQRVASNHGWIISISSKPGLGSSFRISINPEQLP
- a CDS encoding serine/threonine-protein phosphatase — encoded protein: MLRFIGPVLVAAVVDGTGSGTAAAQAANQCLRRLSEAEHPDLRQIFALSHQALKGTRGAALGVALISLETLTLDWAAMGDIDGVLLQGRSQTDSVIQCGGTLGLAFGSLLPQRLALQPPATIVLVSDGISASYRSQLDAYESAADLAHNTVLQHGRQNDDAIALAVKIGAAP
- a CDS encoding anti-sigma regulatory factor, with the translated sequence MAGGVPDIQLRRITTDSDIVAARKLGRNIAESLGFSRPDQALVATAISELARNIVNYAGKGEIQIAVIQDTKGAGILVRASDQGPGIKDLSKAMQDGFSTGNSLGLGLPGTKRIMDEFDISSQPGEGVLVVAAMWCKP
- a CDS encoding STAS domain-containing protein, whose protein sequence is MAVRVPILQQNRRLIASIQEDLSDQEILDLQSRLLDMVVTKGVTGVIIDVSAVDVLDSFSSRTLSEIAGGVYLRGAKLVLVGIQPEVAMALVLLGLTLKDVETALDLDRGMALLDRSGA
- a CDS encoding protoglobin domain-containing protein, giving the protein MSDVVSSSITGNLADTTTHANALADALAWFDITASDQEERRRLSGIAEQMAGEIIEAFYDHILSFDQASKHFQDEEHINRVKRAQVRYFEEFVSADIDDAYIENRRLIGRIHEQAGVTPTLYIGAYAFYMHRLGHVILDKLAEKPEEAFRLMLALLKISHFDMSLALETYVETREETIQNRERELSELPTPVLKLREGLLLIPVVGTLDSHRARSLTVELLEGIREHRAQVVVLDITGVAGVDSAVANHLIQSMSAARLMGAASVLTGISAEVAQALVKIGVSGQQLNTAGDLQQGIKIAEKLIGT